Proteins encoded within one genomic window of Nostoc sp. 'Lobaria pulmonaria (5183) cyanobiont':
- the mobV gene encoding MobV family relaxase, protein MSPLTILRIEKLKTFGNVAGSDDHVTRNRETPNADPTKENVRLIGGEDSRALEEIVKEKISTLKHRPRHDAVLCTEMFLSASPEYFRPGDPSLSGQWSDSLMQQWAIASRDWLAQNYGSKCVRAELHLDESTPHIHAYIVPLNDKTGRVSHDAMFGGRGGQGRIKLSKLQDSYAAALAPLGIERGVKGSKATHTKVKEYYQAVNSEPLTAVITNNQLAPTSFESARSYVARIQSDDQFQAINHQLADRSFMAERLERAEQRARASEKERQRLEEIVRSLELKTQQLRDLPLEDVAWELGLHHEEGKWRGHGHIINIDGPKFYDFAPEQQKGSGGAIDLVMHVNNCNVRQAVVWLHERFGESGAERAAIAKATRVTAEIIQLEPRDKFTLPVEDKAKWQAVSNYLTQKRGIPENFVEVLHKRGLVYADDQQNAVFVMRNLGSLPQAIGAFLRGTRGENNTFKGYEKGTKRREGWFHFHLGGQPTDPVEKVVLLKSPINAISFAMLEYQLRGDVPPNRTLYMAVDNPNSLPVEQLQHIPNVQVAFDSDDSGNASARVVKELLPQSKRLKCKADDWNQQLLDYEQQLKQQHQQQHQQQHQQQHQQQHQQQHQQQHQQQHQQQHQQQHQQQHQQQHQQDDELSL, encoded by the coding sequence ATGTCGCCACTAACAATTCTCAGAATTGAGAAACTAAAAACATTCGGCAACGTTGCGGGAAGTGATGACCATGTTACCAGGAATAGAGAAACACCCAACGCAGATCCAACCAAAGAGAATGTCCGGTTGATTGGGGGAGAAGACTCACGCGCCTTGGAGGAGATAGTTAAAGAAAAAATCTCTACGCTCAAGCATCGCCCTCGGCATGATGCAGTGTTATGCACCGAGATGTTTCTCTCGGCATCACCTGAATATTTCCGCCCTGGTGATCCATCTCTTTCTGGGCAATGGTCTGATTCACTGATGCAGCAGTGGGCGATCGCATCCCGTGACTGGCTAGCTCAAAACTATGGGTCAAAGTGCGTTAGGGCAGAACTTCACCTAGATGAAAGTACCCCACACATTCACGCCTACATCGTGCCATTGAACGATAAAACTGGCAGAGTCAGTCATGATGCGATGTTTGGCGGCAGAGGTGGGCAGGGAAGAATCAAGTTATCCAAACTCCAAGACAGTTATGCTGCTGCACTCGCTCCTTTGGGCATTGAACGGGGGGTCAAGGGCAGTAAGGCAACCCACACTAAAGTCAAGGAATATTACCAAGCCGTTAACAGTGAACCACTCACCGCAGTCATTACAAATAACCAATTAGCACCCACATCATTTGAATCAGCTAGGAGTTACGTTGCCAGGATTCAGTCTGATGACCAGTTCCAAGCGATTAATCACCAACTGGCTGACCGTTCGTTCATGGCAGAGCGATTGGAGAGGGCAGAGCAACGGGCGAGAGCCAGCGAAAAGGAACGACAACGGCTAGAAGAAATTGTGCGATCGCTGGAATTGAAAACCCAACAACTGCGCGACTTGCCCCTGGAGGATGTCGCCTGGGAGTTGGGGCTACACCATGAGGAAGGAAAATGGAGGGGTCACGGACACATCATTAATATAGATGGGCCCAAATTCTACGACTTCGCCCCCGAACAGCAGAAAGGCTCAGGGGGTGCGATTGACTTGGTGATGCACGTTAACAATTGCAATGTACGGCAGGCGGTCGTCTGGTTGCATGAGCGATTTGGTGAGTCGGGGGCAGAACGAGCGGCGATCGCAAAAGCAACTAGAGTGACTGCTGAAATTATCCAGTTAGAACCACGCGACAAATTCACGCTACCAGTTGAGGATAAAGCCAAGTGGCAAGCAGTCTCCAACTACCTCACCCAGAAACGGGGGATACCTGAAAACTTTGTGGAAGTTCTGCATAAGAGGGGGCTAGTTTACGCTGATGATCAGCAAAACGCTGTGTTCGTCATGCGGAATCTTGGCTCACTACCCCAGGCAATAGGAGCATTCTTGCGGGGGACACGGGGAGAAAACAACACGTTTAAGGGTTACGAGAAAGGGACTAAGCGGCGTGAGGGCTGGTTTCACTTTCACTTGGGCGGACAGCCAACTGATCCTGTAGAGAAAGTGGTGCTTTTGAAATCACCCATCAATGCCATATCTTTTGCAATGCTGGAGTATCAGCTTAGAGGCGATGTGCCACCCAATAGAACCCTGTACATGGCGGTAGATAATCCCAATAGCTTGCCAGTAGAGCAATTGCAGCATATTCCTAATGTACAAGTGGCTTTTGACTCGGACGATTCTGGTAATGCATCTGCACGAGTTGTTAAGGAATTGCTGCCACAGTCCAAGCGGCTCAAGTGCAAAGCTGACGATTGGAATCAGCAGCTACTCGATTATGAGCAGCAGTTAAAGCAACAGCATCAGCAACAGCATCAGCAACAGCATCAGCAACAGCATCAGCAACAGCATCAGCAACAGCATCAGCAACAGCATCAGCAACAGCATCAGCAACAGCATCAGCAACAGCATCAGCAACAGCATCAGCAACAGCATCAGCAGGATGATGAATTGAGTCTTTAA